In Phycisphaerae bacterium, one DNA window encodes the following:
- a CDS encoding AraC family transcriptional regulator, with the protein MADTPVKTEQYRELAGYGLTFVQSERPWRYPWHTHTFYSELMLVTHGQVVQTLNDRRVGSKAGDLLLIRPKDVHDIAGQGIAYYNLMFSDDKLEQIEKICGQTGIRTRLLNPKMPPTVSLRGEELDRVARGFNDALLATDPTQRLVSLPRIFFEIILDHFVFPFTDRPQANTMPAWLIQTIRQVELNPDKTVSVPDIVAMSGVSPEHVSRTFRKFLGMTPSTYIAKQRLQQACRLLSGTNRKLLDICYQVGFDNLSYFCNLFRREYGMSPGRYRNQYSILQRRPDTPPEP; encoded by the coding sequence ATGGCGGATACCCCAGTGAAGACCGAGCAGTACCGCGAGCTGGCCGGCTACGGACTGACCTTCGTCCAGTCCGAACGGCCCTGGCGCTACCCCTGGCACACCCACACCTTCTATAGCGAACTGATGCTGGTGACCCACGGCCAGGTCGTCCAGACCCTCAACGATCGCCGCGTGGGCTCGAAGGCCGGCGACCTGTTGCTGATCCGCCCAAAGGACGTTCACGATATCGCCGGCCAAGGCATCGCGTACTACAACCTCATGTTCAGCGACGACAAGCTGGAGCAGATCGAGAAGATTTGCGGCCAGACGGGCATCCGCACTCGCCTCCTGAACCCGAAAATGCCGCCGACGGTCTCGCTGCGCGGCGAGGAACTCGACCGCGTCGCCAGAGGTTTCAACGACGCCCTACTCGCCACCGATCCGACCCAGCGGCTGGTGAGCCTGCCGAGGATCTTCTTCGAAATCATCCTCGACCATTTCGTCTTTCCGTTCACCGACCGTCCGCAGGCCAACACCATGCCGGCCTGGCTGATCCAGACGATCCGGCAGGTCGAACTGAATCCTGACAAGACGGTCTCGGTGCCGGACATCGTGGCCATGTCCGGCGTCTCGCCCGAGCACGTCTCGCGAACCTTCAGGAAGTTCCTCGGAATGACCCCGTCCACCTACATTGCCAAGCAGCGTCTCCAGCAGGCCTGCCGCCTGCTCAGCGGGACCAACCGCAAGCTCCTGGACATCTGCTATCAGGTCGGCTTCGACAACCTCAGCTACTTCTGCAACCTCTTCCGCAGGGAATACGGCATGAGCCCGGGCCGGTACCGGAACCAGTACAGCATCCTCCAGCGCCGGCCCGACACCCCGCCCGAGCCCTGA